AGTTGCTGTCGGAcgttattcttgtttttttttttttttctcggtgATTTATCCGACTTGCTGCAGCTAATGATGCACCATGGTCGGGCTCGTGTATTCAACAGAAGCTCCCATATCTCTGATATGAACAGTGTGAGCGCTTTTCTCCTTATCACCTGAATTAATTATCGGGGTTAACTGTTTATTAGCAGTTGTCAATCATAGTGCCAAAACTGGGTCTGTTTTTGAAAACTAACTACAGAATACATTACAGATGAACATGGTACCGGTATAGTGCTGGATCAAAGAAAAGATCAAAGGAACATAGAAGTTTGGGATGTGGAGATATTGCCATATCAGTTTCTCCATCACACTATTCAAAACTGAATAATAGACCGAATGTTATACAATACAAGGACAGAtgaacaacaaattaaaatgacatgaaacaAGGTGTTAGGTGTGCACAAGGTGTAGATTAGTATATGAGCAACAAATCTGTGTAAGGCTCTGATTTCTTCTCTGAGAATCATACACTAATCATCGTATAAATCTGCAAATCTTAATATCAAAAAATCCTAAATATATTGTGATgtaccaaaacagcaataatttgtgtattttaaatatataaagccaataaaaatatatactctAAAATGTATTCTCAGTATATGATTTTTGAATAGTCAAAATGTATGGTGTGCAGAACCTGTTTTACTCTTTTTGATCTAGGGATGGCCTTTGCTTTGCTGACATCTGTAGCTCCAATCTATGGCCTGTACACCTCTTTCTTCCCCGTTGTTCTCTACATGATCTTCGGCACTGGCCGCCATATCTCCACAGGTCAGactgtacactgctgctgtcattctCTTCCCCGTCCTACTTATTCATGTCTTCCAACAGAAAGTAGTGTTGCATTTAACTCATTCAGCTCGTTATTTTACTATTCATGTCTCAACtgagtgtgtttttggtgtGAGCAGTGGCTTACCGTGCTGAAATTGTTTACACAGACATGTTGATAGAACATGTTGTTTTAAAGATAAATTCAGTTCAAAGCTTAAAAGAGACTATTCCAGcttataaaacacatttaaagagCTTAACATGGGACTATAACCTTTTTAAGTACTTTTATGTCTTTTACTGGGAATTATAGTGTATCATTTAGAAACATAATTAATCTGATTAGATAAGGTTCATAAGACATATCTGGGTAGGAGTGGGTAGGCTTGGTTAGGGTGGTTGTATGAATGTTGAATATTAATGTGAATGTTCATGTGGAAGGCACTACAGTAGGAAGGCATAGAAAGTACAGATGAGGTAAGAAACctgaagtgtgtttgtgtgcatgcatgtgacaCAGGTACCTTTGCTGTGGTGAGTCTGATGACGGGCTCAGTGGTGGAACAGCTTGTTCCAACTCCTGTGGATCTGAATTCCAGCAGCGCTGAAATGGTGGACATTGAAGTGCAGAGGATTGGTGTGGCGTCAGCTGTGGCTTTCCTATCTGGGATCATGATGGTATGTCAGCACTGTAGCCCATGGCTGTAGCCCACCTTTTTGTGATAGATTTTTGTGCTTTGATGTGATGGGGGAAGAAATCTTTACCACAAACCCCAAAATGGGTGACACCACCATGCATTATCAGTAACTAACTGatttaaatgaatcagtgaGAGCATGGTTATGGAGTGTTTGATACGGCTTGTACAGTACTTTATTGTAAGATTTTGTGTATGGTTCCATCACAGACAAGTATCTGTTCTGcccctgtctcccctctctcagatATGCATGTTCAGCCTGCAGCTGGGGTTCCTTTCGACCTACCTGTCAGAACCAATCGTCAAAGCCTTCACGAGTGCTGCCGCCTTCCATGTCACcatctcacagctgcagagcatgctgggactGCGGCTACCTCGCCACACTGGTCCATTCTCCCTGTTCAAGGTCAGGGCATTAATTGCTGTGCCTTTCTGAATTAGCAAGGCAGGGGGGGTCAGAAGAGCTATGAGGAGAGGCATGAACACAGCTTGTAGATACTGTTTCATATCATCTACCCATATACGTAACATTAGCTTTGTTGTTTCCTGTGCATATTAGCTTTGTAGCATTAATATGATCAGTGTGCGGCACATAATTCTTCATCTTTTCATCTTCACCttaaaaattcatttacatattaacTTTTACCCAGGGGGATGCCACAGTTTTTATGGGGgatcataatttaaaatgctAGTGGGCTTTGataatgtaaacaaacagcCAGTATTTTGAATAGCTTTCCATGATTTTTGTAGACTTTTTCAACAAGCAGCctatctttttttaaatcattaaacaTGATGCTTAATGACATTTTATCACTATATAACTGGATGTTCTGTGCTCATGttctttttgcatttatgtatcTTACCATGACTTGTCTAGCAAGTCATTCTGGATAGGAATGTCTGCCAAAAAacccaaataataataatattaataataatagtctgggtgtgtgtgtgcttgtgcatgtgtgtgtgcagacccTAGCCTCTGTTCTGGAGAACCTTCCCCACACAAACTTGGCTGAGTTGCTAATCTCTGTGGTCTGCCTGGCTGTCCTGGTGCCAATCAAAGAGGTCAACACACGCTTTCGCCAGCGCCTGCGTACGCCTATTCCTGTGGAGATCCTCACCGTGAGTGCTGCAAGGGAGATAAAAACAAGCCTTCTGTTAGGCTTTGTAATAAAGCtcagtcaaccaatcaaatgtatttgtgtaagGCTTGCAACAAAGGGTTTGCCACAGAGTATTGCACATAAagtaatgcaattaaaaaaaggcaatgCAAAGCTTTTAGAGATGCAGCGTTCCTGTGGCTGCACGACTATAGACATCGCAAGGGAAGCTGCTGATTAATGTGCTTTGTTATCTTTCTGTATTTTCCCAGTGTCCAGTAAACCCACTGCATTGCGCTGCCATGacaatttgtatttgtgttttgtgctcaATATTCTAAATCAAGCAGTACCTTGATTACATTTTGGAAAACTTCATTGTCTTGCtattcattttgttcagttaAAATCATGGATGTTAATTGCTACAAGAGGTGTTTCATAATCCCAGATGCATATTTTGGTAAGGCATTATGGTATTTTTTGTATCCTATACCCAGTGATCCTGGGTGCATGAGCTTACTCTCACTCCTGTCTGCAGGTCATCATTGCCACAGGAGTGGCCTATGGGTCATCTCTGGACTCGAGATATGAGGTCCAGATGGTGGGCTATATCCCAGCTGGGTAAACTTCCTGTTTGTGGTCATACTCAGTCATATTCTACCATCATAACAGTCAAAGAAAGGCTTCTTATAActgaagaatgaagaaaatatgAAGAATCCTCATCTtaaattaatgatgctgaaaccATATTGGttgaaacagcattaaaaagtgttttaagttttcttttgcttcccccatctcactctgtccctctccctctctctctctcattctatGGACCAATTAAGGTGTTGGAGACTCCCTTCACCTACAAAATTTtaatgtgcatgcatgaataTGTGCATCTGATAAGTCTAATGCACAcaaagtgtcattttaaaatggaatttgcTCCTAACCAATGGAGAGATGACCATGGGATGGTGCTGTGTCCACAGCTTCCCTCGACCTCGAATGCCAGCCCTGCAAATGCTGCCCGAAGTGGCTGGGGACACAGTGGCTATCACCTTCGTGGGCTACGCCGTGTCTGTCTCGCTGGCCATGATCTACGCAGACAAGCACGGCTACTCCATACATCCCAACCAGGTCATGCTCTACACCAGTAATGTCCTGCACACCAGGGTTAGGATATATGTCCTGTATTCATCTTGCAAATGAGGGGTCAGGGTTTCACAGTGTCcatgaaaattaaatggaaaatggacaTTGAAAATCCATCAAAATGTTGGAAAAGCCATGGAAGTCAGGTAAAATATCCTGCTGTTCTTGGGTCAGTTAAATGATCATTGACAATGACccagattaaaatgaatttcatacGACCTTCTTTCTTGTTAACTCTTGCTTCTTTCCACCGTCATGAGAGCAGCCCAACTTCGTAGGATGATTTAATGATTGCAGTAATAGAAACAGTTTGTGAGAATCTACCATTTATCCTTCATTCATGGAAAGCATAGCTGGGAATGGTGAGTAATGGCTGTTGTTGTGTTCCTGTGCTGCTGTAGGAGCTGCTGGCCCATGGCATTTCAAATACTGTGTCCTCCCTCTTCACCTGCTTCCCCAGCTCAGCCACGCTGGCCACTACTAACATTCTGGAGAGCGCAGGGGGGTTCACGCAGGTAGATGCTCCTCcttttgctgtttctgaaaaGCAAACCCCCCACCACCTACCCATATACACTGTGCTAAAGAAATCACGGCACATGGGGTTGATTTAGTATTAGATTAATATAAACTGCTCTTTTGCCATTGGAGAGGGATGAAATCTTTTATCATAGAGGAGCATAGTTGAAAGTGACATGAATGTAGTCTTGTGGATTATTTTCTACTGCTTTCAAGTGTAGAGCTCTTCTGATGAAGTCTTACTGAGCATTTTTGCAAAAATACTTTCAACATGAGAATGGGATGATTTACTCTTGGATCAGCAGTTTTGTTAGATTTGTCTGTAAAGGTGGAGGTAGTTTGGAGTTTGGAGCTTGGAGTTAGGGTTTACCAGCTGATTAGAGACCACACACAGCTGACTTTCTGTGTCTTCATCCTCCAGCTGTCAGGTCTCTTCACCAGCCTTGTGGTTCTTGTTGTGCTTCTTTTGATTGGACCTCTTTTCTACTTCCTTCCTAAGGTGAGTGAGTatttgtctgtatatgtgtgcctctgtgtgcatgcgtatgtgtgtgtgtatgtacatgtctgtgtgtatacaggagtctgtgtttctgttattcatgtgtgtgtgagtgtatgtgtgcgtataagtgtgtatatgtgtgtgcatgcatgtgtgtttgtttatgtgtgtgtgtgtgtgagagagagagagtatgtgtgtgtcatgcagctgtgcatgtgcatatgtgtgtgtatttgtctgggATGGCTCCTTTCACTTCCATACACCTCCCTCCACAGGCAGTTCTGGCATGTATAAATGTCACCAGCCTGAGGCAGATGTTCCTGCAGTTCCGGGACCTCCCGGATCTATGGAGGGTGAGCAAGATGGACTTTGTGAgtgtctctcttttcctgttcaggcatacacacatacaccagtatgtgaaaatgcatacatgcacatctTACTCATTGTAATACTTTATCTGAATACAATTGGAAAGATACATGTTACTCACAaggggccatatgtatcaatccttgtgtacaacttgccgtaGGACCATGTGTACGCACAATCCCACTATTTGTGTACGGAGGTTTTtcgtcagagttatcaaacTCCACGTACGCCTAATTGTATTCATAAATATGAAGGTAAATCAAATTAtcgtgagattatgtgcacatgaatgcacttaacgtccactcccacaattgttcttatatcGACTGAGACACGCCTTTAATTTGTCGAATTAGCAtattaaagatcccaggtaaatctgagtgaaatgcagagactgatgttgaggatcaatggcaggatgtaagaaaagaaattattcggacACGGAGATAAAGGTGATGGTTGATGAAGTGGAGAGGAGGCCAGACTAGCggcatttcaaataatttcaaatcGATGGAAAAATGCGGAGTGGTccaaagtggtgactgctatgaatgcagtttcaccagaggtgcgtaCGGTGGAGGAGGCGAAAAAGAAGTGGTTTGATTTTAAGCCTGAGTGTCCTCGCACCATTTAGGGAATCGGAGAACTCGGAATGTAGGTCTACAAGACGCAAAACAGTAGAATTTATGAACGgttctaaccactgagagatgataataataataaccaacagtgtcagggtcattaagttaaaaaacaaagataatcgTTAAGATCgatgtgtctgtctttctgctcatgccatgcagctctctctctctctctctctctctctctctctcgttgacCGAAACTTCACTTCCCTGTGTTGTTTCCAACAAGTATTCCAACGTTTcctatatttttgttatttgtgcTATTTTTCTATGGGGTTCATAAAACttaaacgggggggggggggggggggggggggcagaaaatacAAATCTTGCCCCCTCGTGGTGCGGGGTGCGgacacactggtcctgtgtgcTCTTATTTGTTTTTGGCCTCTATTTTAATACTGGCTtaaccactgctgtgaaataaatgtattatttgattttgaaacagtagtcttgtgctgttgttatttagcctttcagaggctattgcatggttaaatcaatgaatttcattaaacctaccaccagaccaattttaggtggtgacatggcaatctgccccaaatgttcctatttcatattatggccatgacgcacaaacacatggaaaaggtaagggAGGAAATTGTTCGCATGTAGTTaaaacgccactatattgccacccgcaggatgaaaaaaaatcctgaaattgCCATAGCAGTATGATAATCTGCTGTTTTACTCTATAAAAAGATTTACCCCcttacttgcatcaccgtttGTTCCTCTTGGTGTTGCCAATCTggaaattacaaattttatgcgtatGGTACCTCGAGTCCATGCGCAGAGGTAcgcattttttcccattttttcataaataccgttttatgtgtagaaaagtgctcagcacgagTTTAGTGCAtacgcaccgttgatacatgtggcccaaGGAGGCTAGTATAGAACGTCCGGATGCTGAGACCCTCCGTCTCATAGTGTTTATCCCATAATGTACACAGTAGGGATGTACCCGAATCCGAATACGTTATTCGGGAAATGACAAATAATGCGATGGAAACATATTTCTTCTACTCGAAGTTGCTCGTTATTATTcggaaaaaaacatgattgacatgtctgtgcGTCAGCCATTATGTTTCTTCAAATCGATTCATATCATTGTGGATGGCCGCAAGATAAAAAATGCCCATTCTGTTTGCAACATAGGACTTTGATTTCACTAACGAGTCGTTTCAGTTACTACATATTATCGAAAAGTGATCGCTATTCTGTAGTTGCCCCCACCGAGTCAGGCGCGGGAGCTagcgagacaaaagcctggtgtAGCAGCTGGATTACCCCCGTAAcctatacatcaaaatgaagcttaGAACCTGTAGTTTTTAGCTGTAGGCCTATGTGTtaatttcctccattttaaaAAACCCAGTGGAAAGTCGTTTCATTTGCTACACATCATTGAAAAGTGATCGCTATAATCTGTAGTCGCCCCCACTGAGTCAACGCAAAGCAGGCAGCGGGCTGAGTGCTGACCGCTCCCGGCTATCATTCAGGGAAATTCTCGcatcgaggaggaggaggcatcATGTGCGGGAGCCAGCGAGACAAAAGCCTGTTGTGGCAGCTGGATTTCTTTCAAACCCCCGCAACCTATATATCGAAATCTTTcgatttaaaaaacatttttttgtttctgattgtTCAATGTCCCCCActtaaaaaggggggggggggggggggggctgggcaTGCTGGGGTGGGCTTCAGACAGTTAATAAAACTTAgtttagttaaaaataaaaataaaaaagagagagggagagtgaggtgaaaaatacagtatgaggatgtggaaatatatttcataattaattatatgccAATATTAAATCAGTTTGATGCTTTGCAGACACAAAAATTGCCAATGAATTAGGTTCAAAAAGGTTCAAAATACATTTGCCTGATTTTCCGGGCGTGACTTCCAGTGTAAACCACGCCCACTTCCGGTCTACTATCCGAATACAGATATAGAGATAGATAATTTTGTTGgttgaacagatacagatacagataatgcTGTCTCTGTACACCTCTAGTACACAGCTAAGAATCTGTAATGCTAGCATGTGGTTAGGGGTGCATATAGCACACTCGTATGTGTATATCACACATGTGGGCTGTTTGGCTTTTCTCTCAGGCAGGCTTCCTATCTGCTACCTGCAATTCACAAGCCTGTGCAGATGGACCAAACTACCACAATTTTCACATCTGTTGTTAAGTCAAGTGTCATTGCTATGTCAGgtgctcctgagtggctcatcTGGTAACAGCAGTTGCTGTCCCAAGCACAAGGTTGAGCACTATGACCCTGGTTCAATCACAtccatgtcatcagccaatgatgACCAGGGGCCCATATCAGTGGAACAGAGTGGCTTTGTTCTGATGAAGGATATAGGGCATGGTAGTTCAGCCAGGGGCTTAATCTGGTAGGGTGCTGCAACGGTCAAGGGGTCGACATCACGTGTTTTGGAGGAAAGCAAGTGTTTGCCTGTGCCCTTCCACATTGACAGTAGGGGTTGCAGCAACAGGGGTGGCGTCTTGCTGCATTCCAACTtggcagaaaatggaaaaagcataGGGCATTCAAAAAAAGTCTCACTGTTATGTCTACCAACGACTGATGAATGAACCTTCTTAATTTGTTACAAGTATGCTtataaatttagattttttctgTGTGACTATGATTTTCGAAAGCTGTGTCATTTCTTAGGCAATCAGAGTAATACCACGATCATGTATAACAGTATACCATCCTTATATGTGAGCAATAGCCATTAACTCTTTGTGCAATAGATTTcaaggatgggggggggtttatTCTGTAAATATGCCATGTATAAGAATATCTTCACTTTTTGCAGCATTAGAAAATACGGGAATGAGGAACTGAATGGTCTTCAAATTCAATCCAGCAAGTTTC
This portion of the Megalops cyprinoides isolate fMegCyp1 chromosome 7, fMegCyp1.pri, whole genome shotgun sequence genome encodes:
- the slc26a10 gene encoding solute carrier family 26 member 10 isoform X2, with the translated sequence MSASVAVYRNIYTEDRFKQSYGTGDKKSGNERIWDKLAKQCRCSQPTFLHLLRERVPIFNWLPKYRLKKWILGDTIAGITVGILHIPQGMAFALLTSVAPIYGLYTSFFPVVLYMIFGTGRHISTGTFAVVSLMTGSVVEQLVPTPVDLNSSSAEMVDIEVQRIGVASAVAFLSGIMMICMFSLQLGFLSTYLSEPIVKAFTSAAAFHVTISQLQSMLGLRLPRHTGPFSLFKTLASVLENLPHTNLAELLISVVCLAVLVPIKEVNTRFRQRLRTPIPVEILTVIIATGVAYGSSLDSRYEVQMVGYIPAGFPRPRMPALQMLPEVAGDTVAITFVGYAVSVSLAMIYADKHGYSIHPNQELLAHGISNTVSSLFTCFPSSATLATTNILESAGGFTQLSGLFTSLVVLVVLLLIGPLFYFLPKAVLACINVTSLRQMFLQFRDLPDLWRVVWLVTWLSVVVLNVDLGLAIGVVFSMMTVICRTQRADCSVLGRASNTEIYRPIEKHSKCYEIPGVKILTYNGPIYYGNRTFFREAVTRLLGLTPERIRSREKIRKEQERKEREAITTVDAGVANTSFSSENEFIKSETSSSEIQAVLIDCSSVIFVDVAGARLFIQVCIECQKVGVRIYLSNCNESVLKILTSSGLMNYMNPQHIFVTVHDAVVYIQQQKEKPTENTNTVWV
- the slc26a10 gene encoding solute carrier family 26 member 10 isoform X1 → MSASVAVYRNIYTEDRFKQSYGTGDKKSGNERIWDKLAKQCRCSQPTFLHLLRERVPIFNWLPKYRLKKWILGDTIAGITVGILHIPQGMAFALLTSVAPIYGLYTSFFPVVLYMIFGTGRHISTGTFAVVSLMTGSVVEQLVPTPVDLNSSSAEMVDIEVQRIGVASAVAFLSGIMMICMFSLQLGFLSTYLSEPIVKAFTSAAAFHVTISQLQSMLGLRLPRHTGPFSLFKTLASVLENLPHTNLAELLISVVCLAVLVPIKEVNTRFRQRLRTPIPVEILTVIIATGVAYGSSLDSRYEVQMVGYIPAGFPRPRMPALQMLPEVAGDTVAITFVGYAVSVSLAMIYADKHGYSIHPNQELLAHGISNTVSSLFTCFPSSATLATTNILESAGGFTQLSGLFTSLVVLVVLLLIGPLFYFLPKAVLACINVTSLRQMFLQFRDLPDLWRVSKMDFVVWLVTWLSVVVLNVDLGLAIGVVFSMMTVICRTQRADCSVLGRASNTEIYRPIEKHSKCYEIPGVKILTYNGPIYYGNRTFFREAVTRLLGLTPERIRSREKIRKEQERKEREAITTVDAGVANTSFSSENEFIKSETSSSEIQAVLIDCSSVIFVDVAGARLFIQVCIECQKVGVRIYLSNCNESVLKILTSSGLMNYMNPQHIFVTVHDAVVYIQQQKEKPTENTNTVWV
- the slc26a10 gene encoding solute carrier family 26 member 10 isoform X3 gives rise to the protein MSASVAVYRNIYTEDRFKQSYGTGDKKSGNERIWDKLAKQCRCSQPTFLHLLRERVPIFNWLPKYRLKKWILGDTIAGITVGILHIPQGMAFALLTSVAPIYGLYTSFFPVVLYMIFGTGRHISTGTFAVVSLMTGSVVEQLVPTPVDLNSSSAEMVDIEVQRIGVASAVAFLSGIMMICMFSLQLGFLSTYLSEPIVKAFTSAAAFHVTISQLQSMLGLRLPRHTGPFSLFKTLASVLENLPHTNLAELLISVVCLAVLVPIKEVNTRFRQRLRTPIPVEILTVIIATGVAYGSSLDSRYEVQMVGYIPAGFPRPRMPALQMLPEVAGDTVAITFVGYAVSVSLAMIYADKHGYSIHPNQELLAHGISNTVSSLFTCFPSSATLATTNILESAGGFTQLSGLFTSLVVLVVLLLIGPLFYFLPKAVLACINVTSLRQMFLQFRDLPDLWRVSKMDFCYEIPGVKILTYNGPIYYGNRTFFREAVTRLLGLTPERIRSREKIRKEQERKEREAITTVDAGVANTSFSSENEFIKSETSSSEIQAVLIDCSSVIFVDVAGARLFIQVCIECQKVGVRIYLSNCNESVLKILTSSGLMNYMNPQHIFVTVHDAVVYIQQQKEKPTENTNTVWV